From the Geotrypetes seraphini chromosome 8, aGeoSer1.1, whole genome shotgun sequence genome, the window CCCTAGAGTCCAGCTACAGAACTGAGGTAGACTTGGAACAGTTGCCTTCCTGGCTTCTTGAAACATGCTGAACGGCCACCTCTTATCCTCTTGGTCTCTGGTGCTAGCGCCCTGGACAGGATCCACAGTAGGGCAGCACCACCAGGAGCCATGTTTTGTTGTGTTTTTCACTTTAACTCCCACAGTCTTGTCCTTCTCATATACAGCCGCATGTTTTGGCTGAGAGCTCCTTGATGGTATAATAGTGGTTATAAACGTCAAGAAATGAGATATCATCATCGTAGAGAAGGGGTCGGCAACAGGGCCGGGCCCTCAGCTTCTCCTTCTTGATCTTTTTCTTGCTTCTCATGTTTTTAAGTGACAAATCATAGTTCCTCAGGGAGGAATCGCAAGTCCCACTGCAGTAGCGAAACAGTATGGTCTCGTCTGACTCATAACCCAAGCCCAAATCGCTGACACTGACCTCCAGTTCCTTTATCTCGCAGGGTTTGTGCCTGGCCCGGGCCCGCTTCATTCTGTTCCCACCTTTCGGGAGAGAAGGCAGCTCATGCTCCCCAGAGTTTGTAGATTGTCTGTACCGTTCCACGAGCATAGAGATCAGCTGTTTCACTTCCCCTTCTGTGTAACTCTCAAAGAGAGCGCTATCTGCAATGGAATAAGAGccgttattgttgaaaaaaactgAGCACGCAGAGAAAAACAATCCCTACAGCATTAAGGTTTTGCAAAGTGATAGTAATCAGATCAGTTTATTTACAAAAGCTCCCATGTCACATGCACCAAGCATCAAATTGCCTGGAAATAGGTGACAAATCTGCCATAATATAGCTGAATTATAACTGCCAAGAAAGCTGACTTATGTTCTTGTTAGGGGCGTGCAGCCTACCAACCTCAACAccaccttttacaaagttgcatagcaaaagccccaaaaccctttaaatctctatgggtttagGCGCACTTAGcacagcgtggctttgtaaaagagggggaatgttTGTTTCATACCATTTCCTATGTTATTTATGAaaacttttgttttatttttcatatttttaattATGGAAGCAATATTGTTGGAAGTGTGTAATCTTTGGAAAGAGTGCACAGTATtaacaacatttttaaaaaaatcctattTTTTCCCTGTCATTTTGGGCAGAAAATGACATGAAGCAACTCCAGAAATTTCATTTCAAATGAACACACATCCCTAGCTCCTGTTAAAGGCTGGGTTCCTGGCCACCATCTTAGATAAAGGCATAAAGACCCAGGGGTCTGTTTACAAAGCTGTAATAAGTACAAAGGCTGTATATTGGAGATGTACCTAGTGTATCTCTACAGTTACAATATAGAGTTCTTTAGtacacttggaggggcataatcaaaagaaacgtctaagttccattTGGATGAAGGGCAcattctcgaaaagtatgtccaaatatatatactgtatatatatattttttaaatagtctatctgtacgtccaggcgtttgattgtccagaccgccagTTTGTCTATATTTATAACGTATTCTCAtccaaatatttgtccaagtcccaaatgcccagaacaagacctttttgacatgggagggaccagcaatgtgatggactggccactcagacatagtaagagagcagtgggacaccttatagggcactgctgtgaacttcacaaaaagggtgctacataaacatactactactattatttctatagtgctaccagacgtacgcagagctgaacagagtcacaaagaagaaaacagtccctgctcaaaagagcttacaatctaaacagctgaggcagacaaaaaggatgtcatggaacagttaaggggaacggttaatcagctgactgggatggtgggcagaggaatagggttaaggattgaaggctatatcgaaaaggtgggttttcaatcttcttttaaaaaagggaagggaaggggcttggcggacaaactcaggtaatttattccaggcattgggggcagctagatgaaaggaacaaagtctggaattggcagtggaggagaaaggtacagctatgagcagcttatctgaggaatggaattCTCTgcgaggtgtataaggagagagaagcgaggagagattgTAGGTCAGCAAATagaagcttgaactgtatgtgatgataGATAGAGAgctagtgaagtgacttaaggaggggtgccatgagtgtagcgaggttggtagaagatgaatcgtgcagcagaattagaagtagattgcagtaatctaagcgtcaggttacgagagcttggacaagggtccgggtagtgtgctcagagaggaaggggtgaaatttggtgatattgaagagatagaagtgacaagtcttagcagcttgttggatgtgcgtagtaaatgagaggtcggaattgaagatgactccaaggttgtgagcagaagagactggaacaatgacaatattatttaccgagatggagaaaggaggagaaggagcagagggtttaggaggaaagaggagcagctcaatcttggacatatttagtttcagatgacagcaggacatccaggcagcaatgtcagccaaaccgttagaactcccttataggtcatggtgagcagtgttccctctaagctgcgctggcgtgcgctggcgcacaaaatattacatcgcagcgcacaagtttcacgtcacagcgcacggcgtacggcagatggcagggcggcgagaggagaatcgggcgagttggctcataacttgctggcgcccgatatttttagctcacagcgaaaaaaagtttgctcacaacacccgcccgcttagagggagcactgatggtgagcccccccaaacctactatacctacctctctacaaccccaatagcccttatggctgcaggtggtacctgtatggaagtacagtagggtttggtaaTATATTTGTTTGCTGAAGATTGTTGATGCGCTTTGCtgaagtttattttaatttttttgcttttacaGCAAAACAGGGACCACATCGGGAATCTGCTGAAGAGTATCATTCTGCTGTGGATATACTCTACATATTGAGAACCACGGGTGCGATTAGACCGTAGTCGGGACCTCTTTTTTGCTCCCTGCTAGAGATCTGTGTGGAGGAAATCCCTGCAGCAAaggtttgtttttctttatttatttttgagtTTTGTAAGCTAGTGCTAAGTTGTTGCTAAGCTGTGAAATAAACTTTAAAGCTGTAATAGCTATACTGTATTGATACTTATCTGATAAATATCATTTCAACTCAAGTAAAGAATGAGAAATGAGTGGAGTTTTTCttaagaccaaggatgtgtctgcatcTTCAAACTATTTTTTGAAATTGGTATGTCAGGAGAATTAGGAGGTTTTACTAAATCCAAcatgacactgaggtctttttctccacttttcagAATTAACCTGCGGTGTTTTCCCTCACAGTGATATTTACGTTCAATGCATTTTGTTATTGTTTGAGATATAGTGAGCAATCTGTTTGTACACAGTTCAAATTTTTGTCATTTAGACATCCATACAGAGTAGAGGAATGGCCTAATAGCTAAAGCAGTGGACCAAAGGCTGTGGGTTCATGGTACAAACCCTGCAGTAGATCGTTCTGAATTTTCTTTGTAATTGTGAGCCctgcaggaacagaaaaatacctactgtaccagTTCAATATAAGCCTGAATACTACTGAAGCAGTGTCTATTAAGTCAGACTGTCATGGCTTCCCTgtcactatggggttcataataaaaaaacgtctaaaaagtggcctaaatggctacttggacgatcaaaaagcctgatcgtccaagtagccataatcaaagctggttttagacgtttctaaaaccagtttaggcctttcccctgccactaaacgcacagagagaaaagaggcgtgtttagaggaggggaaagggcggacggtgggcgggaggtgggctgacctacacctagacgtgcagcaggtataaccaaaaccttaggcaggttaccaggctggctggcctgccggacgggcgggcttggcacctatCTATCCAACCAACGTTGACAAGGTATGGAGGGTGATATTGGGGGTAGAGGGGGTTgtggggtcggcaggaggggtacAAGTCGGTggggggggcgatcaggggttcggAGGAGGTGCGGTCATGGGGGGGcgattcgagggcaggagggcctgggatccttcctgcccatattttagtgggggtgggggtagggggtccacctgggcaggaggggttgggctccctcctgcccgatctcgtagggggtgggggtcacgtggccaggagggcttaggctccctcctggccacatCGGACTCGGGGGGGATTGGAGATCACGGGgcaggagtgcttgggctccctcctgccctgaacgtaatcaggggtttggggggggtggccatggagcaggagggcttgggctccctcctgccccgaacgtaattGGGGGTTCCGGGATGGGCTGcagggtaggagggcttgggctccttcctggccccatcggactctgctggggttgggggttggggatcacggtacaagagggcttgggctccctcttgccctgatcttcattgggggttcgcgggtgctgcggggcaagagggcttgga encodes:
- the NRTN gene encoding neurturin isoform X3, whose translation is MQDSWEIIPLPWILTSTLMAVCRDALFGTWKSHLSSSSQLSSALSSSMTFSSGTRQRSPRSLDHDQPLISQYSALFESYTEGEVKQLISMLVERYRQSTNSGEHELPSLPKGGNRMKRARARHKPCEIKELEVSVSDLGLGYESDETILFRYCSGTCDSSLRNYDLSLKNMRSKKKIKKEKLRARPCCRPLLYDDDISFLDVYNHYYTIKELSAKTCGCI
- the NRTN gene encoding neurturin isoform X2 encodes the protein MKVWKFAAIASMLFSSMLSILVCRDALFGTWKSHLSSSSQLSSALSSSMTFSSGTRQRSPRSLDHDQPLISQYSALFESYTEGEVKQLISMLVERYRQSTNSGEHELPSLPKGGNRMKRARARHKPCEIKELEVSVSDLGLGYESDETILFRYCSGTCDSSLRNYDLSLKNMRSKKKIKKEKLRARPCCRPLLYDDDISFLDVYNHYYTIKELSAKTCGCI
- the NRTN gene encoding neurturin isoform X1, whose amino-acid sequence is MDGLDQSQYRLLFTFHLMQDSWEIIPLPWILTSTLMAVCRDALFGTWKSHLSSSSQLSSALSSSMTFSSGTRQRSPRSLDHDQPLISQYSALFESYTEGEVKQLISMLVERYRQSTNSGEHELPSLPKGGNRMKRARARHKPCEIKELEVSVSDLGLGYESDETILFRYCSGTCDSSLRNYDLSLKNMRSKKKIKKEKLRARPCCRPLLYDDDISFLDVYNHYYTIKELSAKTCGCI